GTCGATGATAATTTGTGTGGCTCTTTATGTAGGGGAAGAAGGCCAAAGATGACTCTCCCTATCTTCCTTCAAATAATGCTGCTTGGATTACTCGAGTAACGCTCTCAACaacttgtttataattttaatcacaTTTTCAAATGGGTATTGATGTAAATCGATAAATGAATTAATCTTGGTGATGTTTGATTATGAACAGGCCAGTGATTGACCAGAATCTATACTATATGGGAATGGAGTACACCTCTGCAACATTTGCATCTGCAACTGTCAATCTTGCTCCTGCATTCACCTTTATCATGGCGATTCTTCTCAGGTAACTAAATCCCagttttgaattattttcatttttcattatcattcatTTAGATCCTCAGCAACATTCTTAATGCATAAGAAATCAACAAGAGTTAAcacacacttttgagtacataattgaataaatagataatatccTGTATGCCCACAAATGTGTGTAAATATAGCATTGATCTTCCAAGATTATTATGTCAGTAACAAGAGAAAATGCTAGTATGAGAACCATTAGTGACATGAACTATATAcattaatttataagaaatattatGAGCACCCAGGTTAGATTATCTAATGGGGTATCCAGAAAATGCGATATTGGAtgttatctttatctttaatttaaaatcattcaatcatatgataatatatcttttgaaTACCTAATTAGATATCAAGTGTtctagttttattgataatttatcaGTGGAGTCTAGAGAATATTGATTTGTTGATGAGCAGGCTAGAAAGAGTTAATATTAAGAAACCGCAAAATCTAGGCAAGGTGATTGGAACTATCATAACAATCATAGGGGCCATGGTGATGACATTATACAAAGGTCCCATCATCACCAAACAAAGAAGCCACCACAGAGCTAGCAATGAATCAGCTGCAGGCAAACATTGGATCCTCGGAACCATAATGCTCCTAATCGGTTGTTGCAGCTATTCAGGCTTCTTCATACTGCAAGTGAGCAAGAGATTCTCAAAAAACACTCTTATGAAATCAAGTgttaacatatatattaatgagTAAGGTTCTTCTTCTCAGTCAATCACAATAAAGAAGTATCCAGCGGAGCTGACTCTTACAGCTTTAGTATGCTTAATGGGAGCGGTGGAAGTCGCTCTTTTGACATTTGCGATGGAACATGCAGACATGAATGTCTGGAAAGTAGGCTGGGACTCCAGGCTTCTTGCCATTGCTTACTCAGTgagtaattagatattactttatctttaatttataatcattcaaACATATGAgaacatattatctgtatactcgTTTGGGTATTCAAAACTGTGTACGCAAAGTTTCATGAATGGATTTTAACATGAAATGAAGGGATTGGTGATTGGG
This sequence is a window from Mangifera indica cultivar Alphonso unplaced genomic scaffold, CATAS_Mindica_2.1 Un_0024, whole genome shotgun sequence. Protein-coding genes within it:
- the LOC123206085 gene encoding WAT1-related protein At1g21890-like, which codes for MISNSFQKIKKVRSYVLEVAIQCGYAGMFVIVAVSLKHGLSHYVFAVYRHILATLVIAPFALVLERGRRPKMTLPIFLQIMLLGLLEPVIDQNLYYMGMEYTSATFASATVNLAPAFTFIMAILLRLERVNIKKPQNLGKVIGTIITIIGAMVMTLYKGPIITKQRSHHRASNESAAGKHWILGTIMLLIGCCSYSGFFILQSITIKKYPAELTLTALVCLMGAVEVALLTFAMEHADMNVWKVGWDSRLLAIAYSGLVIGYYVQGVVNKDQGPVFIAAFSPLSMVVTAALGVIFLAEQLHLGR